In Gemmatimonadota bacterium, the following are encoded in one genomic region:
- a CDS encoding formate--tetrahydrofolate ligase: MPTDIEIAQGATLRPIVDVAAELDLTPDDLDLYGKYKAKIPLAIAERPARGRLVIVTAINPTAAGEGKTTTSVGLAQAFRRLGKRTALCIREPSLGPVFGVKGGAAGGGYAQVLPMEDINLHFTGDFHAISSAHALLSAMLDNHLQQGNALNIDPRRITWPRTIDMNDRALRRAVIGLGGPAEGVVREERWVIIPASEIMAIVALSTSFADLEARLARIIVASTAGADRKPVRAGDLKASGAMAMLLKDAIRPNLVQTLEGGPAFVHAGPFGNIAHGCNSILATRAGLALGDIVVTEAGFGSDLGAEKFFDIKCRMGGLNPEAAVLVATIRALKMNGGADKKDLAREDLGALERGLPNLEHHIANVQQFGLPVVVAVNRFGTDSDAELALVTECARRAGVRVALNEVFAKGGEGGIALAHEVLAMLEEGKARFAPIYDASRPIREKIETVARRVYGAEGVDYSAKAERSIDYLQSIGMGETPICMAKTQYSLTDDATKLGRPTGFRITVNEVYPAAGAGFVVAQCGDIMTMPGLPKAPAAERMAVGPDGAIAGLF, encoded by the coding sequence ATTCCCACCGACATCGAGATCGCCCAAGGAGCCACGCTTCGTCCCATTGTCGACGTGGCGGCCGAACTCGACCTCACCCCCGACGATCTCGACCTCTACGGCAAGTACAAGGCGAAGATCCCGCTCGCCATCGCCGAACGACCGGCACGCGGACGGCTCGTCATCGTCACGGCGATCAACCCCACCGCTGCGGGCGAGGGGAAGACGACGACGTCGGTGGGGCTCGCGCAGGCGTTTCGGAGACTCGGCAAGCGCACCGCGCTGTGCATTCGCGAGCCCAGTCTCGGGCCGGTTTTCGGGGTGAAGGGAGGGGCGGCCGGCGGCGGCTATGCGCAGGTGCTGCCGATGGAGGACATCAACCTCCACTTCACCGGCGATTTCCACGCGATCTCGTCGGCGCACGCGCTGCTGTCGGCCATGCTCGACAACCACCTGCAGCAGGGGAACGCCCTCAACATCGACCCGCGCCGCATCACCTGGCCGCGCACGATCGACATGAACGACCGGGCGCTGCGACGTGCCGTCATCGGGCTCGGCGGTCCGGCGGAGGGGGTCGTGCGCGAGGAACGCTGGGTCATCATCCCCGCCAGCGAGATCATGGCAATCGTGGCGCTCTCCACGTCGTTTGCCGACCTCGAAGCCAGACTGGCGCGCATCATCGTGGCGTCAACCGCTGGCGCCGACCGCAAGCCCGTGCGTGCGGGCGACCTCAAGGCGTCGGGCGCCATGGCGATGCTGCTCAAGGATGCCATCCGACCGAACCTGGTGCAGACGCTCGAAGGCGGTCCTGCCTTCGTGCATGCGGGGCCATTCGGCAACATCGCCCACGGCTGCAATTCGATCCTCGCGACGCGCGCCGGGCTGGCGTTAGGCGACATCGTCGTCACCGAGGCGGGCTTCGGGTCCGACCTCGGTGCGGAGAAGTTCTTCGACATCAAGTGCCGCATGGGGGGGCTCAATCCCGAGGCCGCGGTACTCGTCGCCACCATCCGCGCGCTCAAGATGAATGGTGGCGCCGACAAGAAGGACCTGGCCCGCGAGGACCTCGGCGCGCTGGAGCGTGGCCTGCCCAACCTCGAGCATCACATCGCCAACGTGCAGCAGTTCGGCCTTCCGGTGGTGGTGGCGGTGAACCGCTTCGGGACGGACAGCGATGCCGAACTGGCGCTGGTCACCGAGTGCGCGCGCCGCGCCGGGGTGCGCGTCGCGCTCAACGAGGTCTTCGCGAAGGGGGGGGAAGGGGGAATCGCCCTCGCCCATGAGGTGCTCGCGATGCTCGAGGAGGGGAAGGCTCGCTTCGCTCCGATCTATGACGCGTCGCGCCCGATTCGCGAGAAGATCGAAACCGTCGCGCGTCGCGTGTACGGCGCCGAGGGAGTCGACTACTCGGCCAAGGCCGAGCGATCGATCGACTATCTCCAGTCGATCGGGATGGGCGAGACTCCCATCTGCATGGCCAAGACGCAATACTCCCTGACGGACGACGCAACGAAGCTGGGACGTCCGACGGGATTTCGCATTACGGTCAACGAGGTCTATCCTGCCGCCGGCGCCGGTTTTGTCGTGGCGCAGTGCGGAGACATCATGACGATGCCCGGCCTGCCGAAGGCCCCGGCGGCCGAACGTATGGCCGTTGGCCCTGACGGCGCTATCGCCGGGCTGTTCTAA
- a CDS encoding RidA family protein, translating to MSVNYLHTDNAPAAIGPYSQATIAGGFLFTAGQIPLDPVTMKVIDGDVVAQAERVLANLSAVLTQAGCGWSDVVRTTVFLHDMADFPRVNEVYAKALGDARPARSTVQVSALPRGVLIEIDAIAKVE from the coding sequence GTGAGCGTGAACTATCTCCACACCGACAACGCCCCGGCCGCCATCGGCCCGTACTCGCAGGCGACGATCGCCGGCGGCTTCCTCTTCACCGCTGGGCAGATCCCGCTCGATCCGGTGACGATGAAGGTGATCGACGGTGACGTCGTCGCGCAGGCCGAACGGGTCCTCGCCAACCTGTCCGCCGTCCTGACCCAGGCCGGGTGTGGCTGGAGCGACGTGGTGCGCACGACCGTCTTCCTGCACGACATGGCCGACTTCCCGCGGGTGAACGAGGTCTACGCGAAGGCGTTAGGCGACGCGCGGCCCGCGCGCTCCACCGTACAGGTCTCCGCGCTCCCGCGCGGCGTGCTGATCGAGATCGACGCCATCGCCAAGGTGGAGTGA
- the selD gene encoding selenide, water dikinase SelD, with the protein MGPGDLRQALAALTPGTDARLLIGHETFDDAGIFRLSDDLALVQTVDFFAPIVDDPYDFGQVAAANALSDVYAMGGEPLTALSIVGFPTGKLPLEVLSQILRGAQDKVHEAGASLVGGHTVTDDEVKFGLSVTGRVHPDRILSNANARVGDRLVLTKPIGTGLVATAVKRGSATAGHEAVMVASMKRLNRLASEAAQPCGARCATDITGFGLLGHAAHLARASAVTLRLDVAAVPVLPGAREAWAAGLRTGGAERNDAFLDADVHWGSVTAEQRALLVDPQTSGGLLVAVPADRVADYLSRVEGSVIVGDVLPRGEHLITLTG; encoded by the coding sequence ATGGGTCCGGGTGACCTCAGGCAAGCGTTGGCGGCGCTGACACCGGGTACCGACGCCCGACTCCTCATTGGTCACGAGACCTTTGATGATGCGGGGATCTTCCGGCTGTCCGACGACCTCGCACTCGTGCAGACCGTCGACTTCTTCGCACCCATCGTCGACGATCCGTACGACTTCGGACAGGTGGCGGCGGCGAATGCGCTGTCCGACGTCTATGCCATGGGTGGAGAACCGCTCACCGCGCTGTCGATCGTTGGATTTCCCACCGGCAAGCTGCCGTTGGAGGTCCTCTCGCAGATCCTGCGTGGTGCGCAGGACAAGGTGCACGAAGCGGGGGCCTCGCTCGTGGGCGGGCACACGGTTACCGACGACGAGGTCAAGTTTGGCCTCTCTGTGACCGGGCGTGTGCATCCCGATCGGATCCTCAGCAACGCGAACGCGCGGGTCGGCGATCGACTCGTGCTCACCAAGCCGATCGGGACCGGCCTGGTGGCCACGGCAGTCAAGCGGGGGAGCGCCACGGCCGGGCACGAGGCCGTGATGGTCGCGTCGATGAAACGCCTCAATCGCCTTGCATCCGAAGCGGCACAGCCCTGCGGTGCGCGCTGCGCGACCGACATCACCGGTTTCGGACTGCTGGGGCATGCCGCGCATCTCGCCCGCGCGAGCGCGGTCACGTTGCGGCTGGATGTCGCGGCGGTCCCCGTGCTCCCCGGTGCGCGCGAGGCGTGGGCGGCCGGGCTCCGGACCGGTGGTGCGGAGCGCAACGATGCCTTCCTCGACGCCGACGTGCACTGGGGCAGCGTCACCGCCGAGCAGCGCGCCCTGCTCGTCGATCCGCAGACGTCAGGTGGGCTCCTGGTGGCGGTCCCGGCCGACCGAGTGGCGGACTATCTTTCGCGCGTCGAAGGAAGCGTCATCGTGGGCGACGTGCTCCCGCGTGGGGAACACCTCATCACCCTCACGGGGTAG
- a CDS encoding UDP-2,3-diacylglucosamine diphosphatase, which produces MLPSPCYVISDAHLGVADRDAERLLLAFLRDIRRDAKSLVINGDLFDFWFEWKRVIPRAGYRVLAALADLADDGVEIVWVAGNHDCWGGEVLRHDVGVQYVLGTWRGEIAGWVTRIDHGDGLRDVEDRRYRALRVVLRNGLAIRAFRWLHPDLAARIALGSSHASRTYRAKDGGSGLHKVAMRDLEQEPGLQLLVFGHSHVPEVERAASGGVYANAGTWLGDSTFLRITDDGVELRRFRISLSGPSSDLLRREPRRA; this is translated from the coding sequence GTGCTCCCATCTCCGTGCTACGTCATTTCGGACGCCCACCTCGGCGTCGCCGACCGCGACGCCGAGCGGCTGCTCCTGGCCTTCCTGCGCGACATTCGCCGGGACGCCAAGTCGCTGGTCATCAACGGTGACCTGTTCGACTTCTGGTTCGAGTGGAAGCGGGTGATCCCCCGCGCCGGTTACCGCGTACTCGCCGCCTTGGCCGACCTGGCCGACGACGGGGTCGAGATCGTGTGGGTCGCCGGGAACCACGACTGCTGGGGGGGCGAGGTGCTCCGGCACGACGTGGGGGTGCAGTACGTGCTGGGCACGTGGCGCGGGGAGATCGCCGGCTGGGTGACGCGCATCGATCACGGCGACGGCCTGCGGGACGTCGAAGACCGAAGGTACCGCGCGCTGCGCGTCGTGTTGCGCAATGGCCTGGCGATCCGCGCCTTCCGCTGGTTGCATCCCGACCTTGCCGCGCGTATCGCGTTAGGCTCGTCACACGCGAGCCGCACCTACCGCGCCAAGGACGGGGGGAGCGGGCTGCACAAGGTGGCGATGCGGGACCTGGAGCAGGAGCCGGGGCTGCAGCTGCTGGTGTTCGGACATTCGCACGTGCCGGAGGTCGAGCGGGCCGCATCGGGTGGCGTGTACGCCAACGCCGGGACCTGGCTGGGCGACTCGACTTTCCTGCGGATCACCGACGACGGTGTGGAGCTTCGGCGGTTCCGGATCTCGCTGAGCGGACCGTCGTCGGACCTGCTGCGCCGGGAACCGCGCCGCGCCTAA
- a CDS encoding BMC domain-containing protein, whose protein sequence is MAQSALGLIETKGLVGAIEAADAMVKAANVRLIGKEKVGGGYVTVFVRGDVGAVKAATDAGAAAAERVGELVSVHVIPRPHAELELILPQGALGDAG, encoded by the coding sequence ATGGCACAAAGCGCGCTCGGACTCATCGAGACCAAGGGTCTCGTCGGGGCGATTGAAGCAGCCGATGCGATGGTGAAGGCCGCCAACGTGCGCCTCATCGGCAAGGAGAAGGTCGGCGGTGGATACGTCACCGTCTTCGTGCGGGGCGACGTCGGCGCCGTGAAGGCCGCCACCGACGCGGGCGCCGCCGCGGCAGAGCGCGTCGGCGAACTGGTCTCGGTGCACGTCATTCCGCGTCCCCACGCCGAACTCGAACTGATCCTCCCCCAGGGAGCGCTGGGTGACGCCGGCTGA
- a CDS encoding BMC domain-containing protein, producing the protein MTPAERGWSLDALGLVETRGLVGALEAADAGTKAADVRLLGTERADAGLVVVKFLGEVAAVKAAVDAAAAAAQRVGQLVAVHVIPRPHEDLGVVAEDDEGSDAPLTRERLDREHLEQLKVVELRSLARRLDTFPLKGRDVARAGRDELLAAFRALNNA; encoded by the coding sequence GTGACGCCGGCTGAACGCGGCTGGTCCCTTGATGCGCTCGGTCTCGTCGAGACGCGTGGTCTGGTAGGGGCCCTCGAGGCGGCAGATGCCGGAACCAAGGCGGCCGACGTACGGCTGCTCGGTACCGAACGCGCCGACGCCGGACTCGTCGTCGTGAAGTTCCTGGGCGAGGTCGCCGCAGTGAAGGCCGCGGTCGACGCTGCCGCCGCCGCCGCCCAGCGCGTGGGACAGTTGGTCGCCGTTCACGTCATTCCGCGCCCGCACGAAGACCTCGGCGTCGTCGCCGAGGACGACGAGGGGAGCGATGCTCCCCTTACGCGCGAACGGCTCGATCGGGAGCACCTCGAGCAGCTCAAGGTGGTCGAGCTGCGTTCGCTCGCGCGACGGTTGGACACCTTCCCGCTCAAGGGGCGCGACGTCGCGCGCGCCGGCCGCGATGAACTGCTCGCCGCCTTCCGCGCTCTGAACAACGCCTGA
- a CDS encoding aldehyde dehydrogenase family protein has translation MDADLRSIQEARDLVARAAQAQRAFATASQEQVDRVVGAMAAAASRAAEPLARLAVDETRMGVYEHKVIKNRFASDLLLEYILPMRTVGVLREDPVRRVRELAVPMGVVGAIVPTTNPTSTAIYKALISVKARNAIVMSPHPRAVRCTVEAGRLLEEAACSAGAPPGLVNVMTTPSLEGTNALMRHRDTAVLLATGGSDMVKAVYTAGKPAYGVGPGNVPSIIERTADLAKAVADVVDGKTFDAGVLCSSENSVVVDAPVAARVRALFVAERAHFCSAGEKQALERFMIPPTGKGINPDVVGQSPVEIARRAGFEVPAHTKLLIVELARVGREDPLSREKLCPVLGFFVEDGWERCCERAIELLRYGGIGHSLGIHSQDRTVIERFFQEKPAYRIIVNSNTAIGAVGYTTGFAPALTLGPGSWGGSITSDNITPMHLLNIKRMGEELRPYRDPLRDRDRPASASALSPLPSPARASAVESSTRAAALDVSRIVDDFMATFRAGRA, from the coding sequence ATGGACGCCGACCTGCGCAGCATCCAGGAAGCGCGCGACCTCGTTGCCCGGGCAGCGCAGGCGCAACGTGCCTTCGCAACGGCCTCGCAGGAGCAGGTCGATCGCGTCGTCGGTGCGATGGCCGCCGCCGCGTCGCGCGCCGCCGAACCGCTCGCACGTCTGGCCGTCGACGAAACGCGCATGGGCGTCTACGAGCACAAGGTCATCAAGAACCGCTTCGCGTCGGATCTCCTTCTCGAGTACATCCTCCCGATGCGCACCGTCGGGGTGCTGCGAGAGGACCCCGTACGCCGCGTGCGCGAACTGGCCGTCCCCATGGGTGTCGTCGGGGCCATCGTGCCCACGACCAATCCGACGTCGACCGCCATCTACAAGGCGCTGATCTCGGTCAAGGCGCGCAACGCGATCGTGATGTCGCCGCACCCGCGCGCCGTTCGGTGTACCGTCGAGGCGGGGCGTCTTCTCGAGGAGGCGGCGTGCTCCGCAGGCGCACCGCCAGGGCTCGTGAACGTCATGACGACGCCGTCGCTCGAGGGGACCAACGCTCTCATGCGCCACCGCGACACCGCGGTCCTCCTTGCGACCGGTGGCTCGGACATGGTCAAGGCCGTCTACACCGCCGGCAAGCCCGCCTACGGCGTCGGTCCTGGCAATGTGCCGTCCATCATCGAGCGCACCGCCGATCTCGCCAAGGCCGTGGCCGACGTCGTTGACGGCAAGACGTTCGATGCCGGCGTGCTCTGCTCGTCGGAGAACTCGGTGGTGGTCGACGCCCCGGTCGCCGCGCGTGTGCGTGCGCTCTTCGTGGCCGAACGCGCCCACTTCTGCAGCGCCGGCGAGAAGCAGGCGCTCGAGCGATTCATGATCCCGCCCACGGGGAAGGGGATCAATCCCGACGTCGTGGGGCAGTCGCCCGTGGAGATCGCCCGGCGTGCCGGCTTCGAGGTGCCAGCGCACACAAAGCTCCTCATCGTCGAGCTCGCGCGCGTGGGACGGGAAGATCCGCTGTCTCGCGAGAAGCTCTGCCCGGTCCTCGGCTTCTTCGTGGAGGATGGGTGGGAGCGATGCTGCGAGCGCGCCATCGAGCTGCTGCGATACGGCGGCATCGGGCATTCGTTAGGCATCCACTCGCAGGATCGCACCGTCATCGAGCGATTCTTCCAGGAGAAGCCGGCCTACCGCATCATCGTGAACTCCAACACCGCCATCGGTGCCGTGGGCTACACGACGGGATTCGCCCCGGCGTTGACCTTGGGGCCCGGCTCGTGGGGTGGCAGCATCACGTCGGACAACATCACGCCCATGCACCTCCTCAACATCAAGCGCATGGGTGAGGAACTGCGCCCCTACCGCGACCCCCTCCGGGATCGCGATCGTCCGGCCAGCGCGTCCGCGCTTTCGCCGCTCCCGTCGCCGGCACGGGCGTCGGCCGTCGAGAGCTCGACGCGAGCCGCGGCCTTGGACGTCTCGCGCATCGTCGACGACTTCATGGCCACCTTCCGCGCCGGACGCGCATGA
- a CDS encoding acyl-CoA thioesterase — translation MTTTRPHFDVEFRVRYAETDQMGVVYHSEYLVWCEVGRTEYIRALGLPYAEMERRGALLAVADASLRYHGSARYDDMIRVETTVTEVRSRAVVFEYLIRHLPSGTRLVTARTMLVSLDRNARPAPLPAEVRELLERAMRSGV, via the coding sequence ATGACGACGACGCGACCGCACTTCGACGTCGAGTTTCGCGTGCGCTACGCCGAAACCGACCAGATGGGAGTGGTGTATCACTCCGAGTATCTCGTCTGGTGCGAGGTGGGTCGCACGGAGTACATCCGCGCGCTCGGCCTCCCCTATGCCGAGATGGAACGGCGCGGGGCGCTGTTGGCCGTCGCCGATGCCTCGCTGCGCTACCACGGATCCGCGCGGTACGACGACATGATTCGCGTCGAGACCACGGTGACGGAGGTTCGGTCGCGCGCCGTCGTCTTCGAATACCTCATCCGACACTTGCCCTCCGGCACTCGACTTGTGACCGCTCGCACCATGCTGGTCTCCCTCGATCGCAACGCTCGTCCGGCCCCCCTTCCGGCCGAGGTGCGCGAGTTGCTCGAGCGAGCGATGCGCAGCGGCGTCTGA
- the rfaE2 gene encoding D-glycero-beta-D-manno-heptose 1-phosphate adenylyltransferase, with the protein MISTLPAGSSPRRRRRSGAPPPGRVAFTNGVFDLLHPGHVDVLRAAREQGDALIVGLNSDASVRRLKGPERPVRTEAERAYVLAALRCVDVVTVFDEDTPLELVRAILPDVIVKGGDYTEDTVVGAREVRARGGDVVIVPLTPGQSTTSIIEKLRAQRHSAPT; encoded by the coding sequence GTGATTTCGACCCTACCCGCCGGATCCTCACCACGGCGCAGGCGCAGGAGTGGCGCGCCGCCCCCCGGTCGTGTCGCCTTCACCAACGGCGTCTTCGACCTCCTGCACCCCGGGCACGTCGACGTGCTGCGCGCGGCGCGGGAGCAGGGGGATGCGTTGATCGTTGGGCTCAATAGTGACGCCTCCGTCCGACGACTCAAGGGGCCTGAGCGACCCGTGCGTACCGAGGCCGAGCGTGCCTATGTACTCGCCGCCCTGCGTTGCGTGGATGTCGTCACCGTCTTCGACGAGGACACGCCGCTCGAACTCGTACGCGCCATCCTCCCTGACGTCATTGTGAAGGGGGGCGACTATACCGAAGACACGGTCGTCGGCGCGCGCGAGGTTCGCGCACGCGGTGGCGACGTCGTCATCGTCCCGCTGACTCCTGGCCAGTCCACGACTTCCATCATCGAGAAACTGCGTGCCCAACGACACTCCGCCCCGACGTGA